A region from the Mya arenaria isolate MELC-2E11 chromosome 2, ASM2691426v1 genome encodes:
- the LOC128213400 gene encoding alpha-2-macroglobulin receptor-associated protein-like yields the protein MKADLPFLTFCHILTLCIVASIELNDDNPFRMKRVNAVWRKGQRMLKGQRLSDLYADLVVQDKREGELKRRKGENMDFDGMFEAEVRDEMAMILEKYGLTHHFPSDVYGSRRQGRRRPEHDIKDKKLQKMISKAVKEGFSEDEIHLLKQELGHHQQKMDEYEDLRQEYDELQDKIDNSLENLDGQDEAFTVLNKKRQDMKAKHKEVRESLKTLEGKVKNKPADGDTGQGVEFEDARVYHLWALAQKAGMNEKELASLKTELGHFESRVRKAEYLSDKVKKMDLKFQEGQDVNTKEHESLKEKAQFHNRKVEKYHDDLKSRIQRRIDL from the exons ATGAAAGCTGATCTACCTTTTTTGAcgttttgtcatattttgacGTTGTGTATTGTGGCAAGCATTGAGTTAAACGATGATAATCCCTTCCGAATGAAGAGAGTAAATGCTGTGTGGCGGAAGGGTCAAAGA ATGCTGAAAGGTCAGCGTCTTTCTGATTTATACGCAGACCTGGTGGTTCAAGATAAACGAGAGGGAGAGCTAAAACGACGGAAGGGAGAAAACATGGACTTTGATGGAATGTTTGAGGCTGAAGTTAGAGATGAAATGGCAA TGATATTGGAGAAATATGGGTTGACTCATCATTTTCCCTCTGACGTGTATGGCAGTCGAAGACAGGGAAGGAGGAGACCGGAACACGACATCAAGGATAAAAAGTTGCAAAAAATGATCTCTAAAGCTGTGAAAGAGGGATTTTCTG AGGATGAGATACACTTGTTGAAGCAGGAGCTTGGCCATCACCAGCAAAAGATGGACGAGTATGAGGACCTCAGACAGGAGTATGATGAACTCCAGG ATAAAATAGACAACTCACTGGAAAACCTAGATGGGCAAGACGAAGCATTCACAGTCCTGAATAAGAAGAGACAAGACATGAAGGCAAAACACAAGGAGGTACGAGAGTCGCTCAAGACACTAGAGGGAAAGGTGAAGAACAAGCCAGCAGATGGGGACACAGGACAGGGGGTGGAGTTTGAGGATGCCCGGGTCTACCATTTATGGGCTCTGGCACAAAAGGCAGGCATGAATGAAAAAGAACTGGCATCTCTAAAA ACAGAGCTGGGCCACTTTGAGAGCCGTGTACGTAAGGCGGAGTATCTGAGTGACAAGGTGAAAAAGATGGACCTCAAGTTTCAAGAGGGACAAGATGTGAACACTAAAGAGCATGAGTCTCTCAAGGAAAAGGCTCAGTTCCATAACAGGAAG GTGGAAAAATACCATGATGATCTGAAGTCACGGATTCAAAGAAGAATAGACTTGTGA